A genomic region of Drosophila kikkawai strain 14028-0561.14 chromosome X, DkikHiC1v2, whole genome shotgun sequence contains the following coding sequences:
- the LOC108085214 gene encoding ctenidin-3 has protein sequence MKVFVCLLAVCSMAQAGFLGGGGGGSALSSGWSSGGGGGYGGGYSGGHGGGYGGGGHGGGWSSGGGYNGGGGGGGYGGGGTVKIIKVITDSGAGGGYGGGYGGGHGGGYGGGGYSGGHGGGWSSGGGYSGGGGGYGGGYSGGHGAGGGYGGGGNVKIIKVISDAGSSGGYGGGYGGGHGGSSSYSSGGWAPQGGWAQSSW, from the exons ATGAAG GTTTTCGTTTGCTTGCTGGCCGTGTGCAGCATGGCCCAAGCCGGTTTcctgggcggcggcggcggtggaagTGCTCTAAGTTCCGGCTGGTCCTCCGGCGGAGGCGGTGGCTATGGTGGAGGCTATAGCGGTGGCCATGGAGGAGGCTATGGTGGAGGTGGGCATGGAGGTGGCTGGTCCTCGGGAGGCGGCtacaacggcggcggcggcggcggtggctacGGAGGCGGCGGCACTGTAAAGATCATCAAGGTGATCACTGATTCTGGAGCTGGCGGTGGCTATGGAGGCGGCTATGGCGGTGGCCATGGAGGCGGCTATGGCGGTGGTGGCTACAGCGGTGGCCATGGAGGTGGCTGGTCCTCGGGAGGCGGCtacagcggcggcggtggcggctaTGGAGGCGGCTACAGCGGTGGCCATGGAGCCGGCGGTGGCTATGGAGGCGGTGGCAATGTCAAAATCATCAAGGTTATCTCCGATGCCGGTTCCAGCGGTGGCTATGGCGGTGGCTATGGTGGTGGCCATGGCGGCAGCTCTAGCTACTCCTCCGGCGGCTGGGCTCCTCAGGGTGGCTGGGCTCAGAGCAGCTGGTAA